One Brassica napus cultivar Da-Ae chromosome A5, Da-Ae, whole genome shotgun sequence DNA window includes the following coding sequences:
- the LOC106390993 gene encoding histone-lysine N-methyltransferase ASHH3 yields the protein MPASKKISDRNNIGQVFNKLLKQIGEAEEEFELPDWLNKGKPTPYIFIKRNTYLTKKIKKRVEDDGIFCSCSLSPDSSSSSVCGSNCHCGMLFSSCSSSCKCGTECNNKPFQHRYVKKLKLIQTDKCGSGIVAEEEIQQGEFIIEYVGEVIDDKTCEERLWKMKHRGETNFYLCEINRDMVIDATHKGNKSRYINHSCCPNTQMQKWIIDGEIRIGIFATCDIKKGEHLTYDYQFVQFGADQDCHCGATGCRRKLGVKPKPKLPSDEALKVVVSEVTQTLPEVHQNGAIHEHDEGKPWNKLEQGQPCPHNCIGVVLRLSRTRSDRCFCIIRNFDAVTRKHSVMFEDGATEFIDMSKEEDWEILSD from the exons ATGCCTGCCTCGAAGAAG atttcCGACAGGAACAACATAGGACAAGTGTTCAACAAGTTGCTGAAGCAGATTGGAGAAGCAGAAGAGGAGTTCGAGTTGCCTGATTGGTTGAACAAAGGGAAACCAACTCCTTACATCTTCATCAAGCGCa ATACATACTTGACGAAGAAAATCAAGAAGAGGGTTGAGGATGATGGAATATTCTGTTCTTGTTCCTTGTCCCctgactcttcttcttcatctgtgTGTGGTAGTAACTGCCATTGTGG GATGCTATTCTCAAGCTGTTCTTCTAGTTGCAAGTGTGGGACTGAGTGTAACAATAAGCCGTTCCAGCACCGGTATGTCAAGAAGTTGAAGTTGATTCAG ACTGATAAATGCGGATCAGGGATTGTAGCAGAAGAAGAGATTCAACAAGGAGAGTTTATCATTGAATATGTAGGAGAAG TTATAGATGATAAGACTTGTGAAGAGAGGCTTTGGAAGATGAAACACCGTGGAGAGACGAATTTCTATCTGTGTGAGATAAACAGAGATATGGTGATTGATGCCACTCATAAGGGAAACAAGTCGAGATACATCAATCATAGTTGCTGCCCCAATACGCAGATGCAGAAATG GATAATTGATGGCGAGATAAGAATCGGCATTTTTGCAACATGTGACATAAAGAAGGGAGAGCATCTGACTTATGACTATCA GTTTGTTCAGTTTGGTGCAGATCAAGACTGCCACTGTGGAGCCACAGGTTGCAGAAGGAAGCTTGGGGTGAAACCAAAACCTAAATTACCCTCGGATGAAGCTCTTAAAGTAGTGGTATCCGAAGTAACACAGACACTGCCTGAG gTGCATCAAAATGGCGCTATACATGAACATGATGAAG GAAAGCCATGGAACAAGCTTGAGCAAGGGCAGCCATGTCCTCATAACTGCATTGGTGTGGTGCTCAGGTTATCTCGCACCAGGAGTGATAG gtgtTTTTGCATCATTAGAAACTTTGATGCGGTTACAAGAAAGCACTCG GTGATGTTTGAGGATGGTGCTACTGAGTTTATCGACATGTCCAAAGAAGAAGATTGGGAGATTCTATCTGACTAA
- the LOC106392492 gene encoding uncharacterized protein LOC106392492, whose protein sequence is MAANCKRVSFLLALVMTVVVVTLCSSFVSGEKEVSDLKISTHLKRLNKPPLKSIKSPDGDVIDCVPITDQPALAHPLLINHTVQMSPSFNPESVFSESKVSSRTKNQQPNDITQLWHVNGKCPENTVSIRRTTKQDLYRASSVESFGMKSQKSIPKLKSYDTTGVLPQNGHQHAIMYVEDGVFYGAKAKINVWNPDVEMPNEFSLAQIWVLGGNFNSDLNSIEAGWQVSPQLYGDNHTRLFTYWTSDAYQGTGCYNLLCSGFVQINREIAMGGSISPLSSYGNSQYDITILIWKDPKEGHWWLQFGEKYIMGYWPASLFSYLSESASMIEWGGEVVNSQSEAGQHTTTQMGSGRFAEEGWGKASYFKNVQVVDGSNKLRNPENLQVFTDEENCYNVKSGNGGSWGSHFYYGGPGRNPNCP, encoded by the exons ATGGCAGCTAATTGCAAAAGGGTTAGCTTCTTGCTTGCTCTGGTAATGACGGTGGTGGTTGTTACTCTCTGTTCTTCATTCGTCTCCGGCGAGAAGGAGGTTTCCGATCTTAAAATCAGTACCCACTTGAAACGACTCAACAAGCCACCTCTCAAATCCATAAAG AGCCCAGATGGAGATGTAATCGACTGTGTCCCAATCACCGACCAACCAGCTTTAGCTCATCCTCTGCTTATTAACCACACTGTCCAG ATGAGTCCAAGTTTCAACCCGGAGAGTGTCTTTAGCGAGAGTAAAGTTTCATCAAGAACCAAGAATCAGCAGCCTAATGATATAACTCAGCTCTGGCATGTGAATGGGAAATGCCCTGAGAACACAGTTTCCATCAGAAGAACGACAAAACAAGATCTTTACCGAGCCAGTTCTGTCGAGAGTTTCGGTATGAAGAGTCAGAAAAGCATCCCTAAGCTCAAATCTTACGACACAACTGGTGTCCTTCCACAAAATGGTCATCAG CACGCGATAATGTATGTCGAAGATGGTGTTTTCTACGGCGCTAAAGCCAAGATTAATGTATGGAATCCAGATGTggagatgcctaatgagtttagCTTGGCTcagatttgggttttgggtgGTAACTTCAACTCTGATCTTAATAGTATTGAAGCTGGCTGGCAG GTGAGTCCACAATTGTATGGTGATAACCACACTAGGCTCTTCACCTATTGGACT AGTGATGCCTACCAAGGAACAGGCTGTTACAATCTTCTGTGCTCAGGATTTGTTCAAATCAATAGGGAGATTGCAATGGGTGGATCAATCTCTCCTTTATCTAGCTATGGAAACTCTCAATATGACATTACCATTCTTATCTGGAAG gaCCCAAAAGAAGGACATTGGTGGTTACAATTTGGAGAAAAGTACATAATGGGATACTGGCCAGCTTCACTCTTCTCTTACTTATCAGAAAGTGCATCAATGATTGAATGGGGAGGTGAAGTGGTGAACTCGCAGTCCGAGGCAGGACAACACACTACCACTCAGATGGGAAGTGGTCGGTTCGCAGAGGAAGGTTGGGGAAAAGCGAGTTACTTCAAGAACGTTCAAGTAGTTGATGGATCTAATAAGTTGAGAAACCCTGAAAATCTTCAAGTGTTTACTGATGAAGAGAACTGTTACAATGTGAAGAGTGGCAATGGAGGTTCTTGGGGAAGTCATTTCTACTATGGTGGTCCTGGTCGAAACCCTAATTGCCCTTGA
- the LOC106396690 gene encoding cysteine protease ATG4a isoform X1 yields MKALTDRFVPQQRSPSPPTPLVSSDSEHSDNKCTLWSTSSSVSQPYREPSTTSGRKQLCAATWTSFVKKVSMASGAIKRFQDRVLGPNRTGLPSTTSDFWLLGVCYKLSEDEETDDGSVVAALKQDFSSRILMTYRKGFEPIKDTSYSSDVNWGCMIRSSQMLFAQALLFHRLGRSWRNKNSEVSSVQPEQEYLETLEPFGDSEASAFSIHNLILVGETYGLAAGSWVGPYAICRSWESLACKKRKQSDSLPMAIHIVSGSEDGERGGAPVLCIEDVIKSCVEFSRGEDEWAPLLLLVPLVLGLDRVNPRYIPSLKATFTFPQSLGVLGGKPGASTYIVGVQEDNGFYLDPHDVQQVVTVNKETLDVVDTSSYHCNVLRYVPLESLDPSLALGFYCRDKADFDDLCHRASTLAEESKGAPLFTVTQTHSLVNHHSSCEFVEDREEEHGEEDDWQLL; encoded by the exons ATGAAGGCTTTAACTGATAGATTTGTTCCTCAACAACGTTCTCCATCACCCCCAACACCTCTAGTTTCATCAGATTCAGAACATAGTGATAATAAGTGTACCTTGTGGTCGACTTCTTCCTCAGTTTCTCAACCGTATAGGGAGCCGTCTACAACTTCGGGGCGTAAACAACTTTGCGCTGCTACTTGGACATCGTTTGTAAAGAAAGTCTCTATGGCGAGCGGTGCGATCAAGAGGTTCCAGGACCGTGTTTTAGGACCAAACAGGACTGGTCTTCCCAGCACAACAAGCGACTTTTGGCTACTAGGCGTCTGTTATAAATTATCCGAGGATGAAGAAACAGATGATGGCAGCGTAGTGGCTGCATTGAAACAAGACTTTTCCTCCAGAATACTGATGACATATCGTAAAG gtTTTGAACCTATTAAGGACACGAGTTACAGCAGCGATGTAAACTGGGGATGCATGATACGGAGCAGCCAGATGCTCTTTGCTCAGGCGTTGCTTTTCCATAGACTGGGAAGGTCTTGGAGGAACAAGAACTCCGAGGTTAGCTCAGTGCAGCCTGAGCAGGAGTACTTGGAGACGTTGGAACCTTTTGGTGATTCCGAGGCTTCAGCTTTCTCTATTCACAATCTTATACTAGTTGGAGAGACCTATGGTCTCGCTGCTGGGTCATGGGTGGGACCGTATGCTATTTGTAGGTCGTGGGAGTCGTTAGCGTGCAAGAAGAGGAAACAAAGTGATTCGCTTCCTATGGCTATTCATATAGTTTCTGGCAGCGAAGATGGGGAGAGAGGTGGAGCTCCAGTTCTATGTATAGAAGATGTGATCAAGTCTTGTGTGGAGTTCTCGAGAGGAGAGGATGAGTGGGCACCGCTTCTGCTCTTGGTCCCGTTGGTTCTCGGTCTTGACAGAGTGAATCCAAGGTACATTCCATCTCTCAAAGCCACGTTCACTTTCCCTCAAAGCCTTGGAGTTTTGGGTGGAAAGCCAGGTGCTTCGACTTACATAGTTGGCGTTCAAGAGGACAATGGTTTCTACCTTGATCCACATGATGTTCAGCAGGTGGTCACAGTGAACAAGGAAACTCTAGATGTTGTTGACACCTCCTCCTATCATTGCAA TGTGCTTCGTTACGTTCCATTGGAATCACTTGACCCATCACTAGCTCTCGGATTCTATTGCCGCGACAAAGCTGACTTCGATGACTTGTGTCACCGAGCATCGACACTAGCTGAGGAATCAAAAGGCGCTCCGTTGTTCACCGTCACTCAAACCCACAGCTTGGTTAACCACCACAGCAGCTGCGAGTTTGTGGAGGATAGAGAAGAAGAacatggagaagaagatgacTGGCAATTGTTATAA
- the LOC106396886 gene encoding pre-mRNA-splicing factor CWC25 homolog codes for MGMKFLNKKGWHTGSLRNIENVWKAEQKQEAEQKKLEELRLQIIQEKERSEFRALQEQAGLIPRQERLEFLYDSGLAVGKGSASGSGVSFQKEEQPLANAAEAGNNAGEKPDPSAPGALFEDKTPSANDSWRKLHSDPLLLIRQREQEALARIKNNPVKMALIRKSVEEKGKGKDGDAKERKKKRKHRKHSSSRHHSGSEEGSGEETGRKSRHHRASGDHDKHYDRESRDKHSERRRSDLEDESRRRESHDKHYERRRSELDDESKRRDSQDKHYERRRSELDDESKRRESRREDRPSERYRNHSPYSSRLERENLKSCGEDDRKRKTEDLDNVKPPSREDNGFQNRRRKGGSKLSEEERAARFKQMQMDAEVHEEQRWRRLKKADESDAVEASKNKNSLGKSFLDEANKSVYGVEKGGSSTIEESVRRRSFYSQRGTEAEGNAFRR; via the exons ATGGGGATGAAATTTTTGAACAAGAAGGGATGGCATACGGGGAGTCTCCGTAACATCGAGAACGTGTGGAAGGCTGAGCAGAAACAAGAGGCCGAGCAGAAAAAACTCGAGGAGCTCCGTCTACAGATCATCCAGGAGAAGGAGCGTTCTGAGTTTCGCGCTCTCCAGGAACAAGCCGGTCTCATCCC GAGACAAGAGAGGTTGGAGTTTCTGTATGATTCAGGATTAGCTGTCGGGAAAGGGAGTGCGAGTGGTTCTGGTGTGTCGTTTCAGAAAGAAGAGCAGCCTTTAGCTAATGCTGCGGAAGCTGGTAATAATGCTGGTGAGAAGCCAGATCCTTCAGCTCCTGGTGCGTTGTTTGAGGATAAGACTCCCTCTGCTAATGATTCTTGGAGGAAGCTTCACTCTGACCCTCTGCTTCTCATCAGGCAGCGCGAGCAAGAAGCTCTTGCCAGAATCAAGAACAACCCTGTGAAGATGGCTCTTATTCGAAAATCT GTGGAGGAGAAGGGAAAGGGTAAAGATGGTGATGCAAAGGAGCGCAAGAAAAAGCGTAAGCATCGTAAGCATTCTTCATCCAGACACCATTCTGGTTCGGAAGAAGGTTCTGGTGAAGAGACTGGAAGAAAATCACGTCATCACAGAGCATCAGGGGATCATGACAAACACTACGATAGGGAAAGTCGTGATAAGCACTCTGAGAGACGAAGGTCTGACTTAGAGGATGAGTCCAGAAGAAGAGAGAGTCACGATAAGCACTACGAGAGACGGAGGTCAGAGTTGGATGATGAGTCCAAAAGAAGAGATAGTCAAGATAAGCACTATGAGAGACGGAGGTCAGAGTTGGATGATGAATCAAAGAGAAGAGAAAGTCGTAGAGAAGATCGACCCAGTGAGAGGTATAGGAACCACTCTCCTTACAGCAGCCGTTTAGAAAGGGAAAATCTCAAGAGTTGTGGTGAAGATGACAGAAAAAGGAAAACAGAGGATTTAGACAATGTCAAGCCCCCCTCGAGGGAAGACAATGGATTCCAGAATAGACGCCGGAAGGGTGGCTCTAAACTgtcagaggaagagagagctgCTAGATTCAAGCAAATGCAAATGGACGCAGAGGTGCACGAGGAGCAGAGATGgagaagattgaagaaagctgaTGAAAGTGATGCAGTGGAAGCTAGCAAGAACAAAAACTCTTTGGGCAAAAGCTTCTTGGACGAGGCTAATAAAAGTGTGTATGGAGTTGAGAAAGGTGGAAGCTCGACCATTGAAGAAAGTGTGCGTCGCAGAAGCTTTTATTCACAGCGTGGAACTGAGGCTGAAGGCAATGCTTTTCGCCGCTGA
- the LOC106394817 gene encoding protein ENDOSPERM DEFECTIVE 1 yields MEARTGRDHPSTPAAIAPAAPPPPSTRRPRVREVSSRFMSPVSSSSSSSAGDLHLSSPRHHHHHHHNHRSVSVQKSRRQLKLAEGDENHRPSETARSLDSPFPLHHDGGKNQQQSSNRPKPLKENGQHRLDTPTLPPPSRSRLNQQRLLTSSAAARLLRLSVSSTDGEEDKSSASDLLRSHAKKANNNQTASPLRRSLSASCDDPSSFRDARALPPVAPNSKAQADAKKLKKVSGQQADAHSLKLLHNRYLQWRFANANAEVKTQAQKAQAEMMFHSLGLKMSELSDSVKEKRIELERLLRVKAVKEIVESQIPYLEQWTTIEDEYSTSLSETSEALRNASLRLPLDADIKVDTKELAEVLTGASKSVEGIVQNIGHLLPKTQEMETLMSELARVSSIEKASVQDCGVTLLKTHSAHIEECYLRSQLIQQQQQHKKCELQK; encoded by the exons ATGGAGGCGAGAACCGGCCGAGATCACCCATCGACACCCGCAGCAATCGCACCGGCGGCTCCTCCTCCGCCGTCTACACGGCGTCCGAGAGTGAGAGAAGTCAGCTCGAGATTCATGTCTCCGGtctcttcatcttcctcctcctccgccggaGATCTCCACCTATCGAGTCCcagacatcatcatcatcatcaccacaaTCACCGATCGGTTTCCGTTCAGAAGTCGAGACGGCAGTTGAAGCTAGCGGAAGGCGACGAGAACCACCGCCCTTCCGAGACGGCGCGTAGCCTAGACTCGCCGTTTCCTCTCCACCACGACGGAGGGAAGAACCAGCAGCAGAGTAGTAATCGGCCCAAGCCGTTGAAGGAGAACGGCCAACACCGTCTCGACACTCCGACGTTGCCGCCTCCGTCTAGATCTAGACTGAACCAGCAGCGTCTGCTTACCTCCTCCGCCGCGGCTAGGCTTCTCCGGCTATCGGTCTCCTCCACTGACGGTGAAGAAGACAAATCCAGCGCCTCGGATCTGTTGCGGAGCCACGCGAAGAAGGCCAACAACAATCAAACCGCgtctcctctccggcgatcgcTGAGTGCTTCTTGCGATGATCCGTCGTCGTTTCGAGACGCAAGGGCTTTGCCTCCTGTGGCACCAAACTCGAAGGCTCAGGCCGATgcgaagaagctgaagaaggtTTCAGGGCAACAAGCTGATGCGCACTCTCTGAAACTTCTCCATAACCGATACTTGCAGTGGAGATTCGCTAATGCGAACGCTGAGGTCAAAACGCAAGCTCAGAAGGCACAAGCTGAG ATGATGTTTCACTCCCTTGGTTTGAAAATGTCAGAGCTCTCCGACTCTGTAAAGGAGAAACGAATAGAACTGGAGAGATTGTTGAGAGTGAAAGCTGTTAAGGAGATAGTGGAGTCTCAA ATTCCTTATTTGGAACAGTGGACAACAATTGAAGATGAATACTCAACTTCATTATCAGAAACATCTGAAGCTTTACGCAATGCTTCACTGCGGCTCCCTCTCGATGCTGATATCAAG GTTGATACTAAAGAGTTAGCAGAAGTACTTACTGGCGCTTCAAAGTCTGTTGAAGGCATTGTGCAAAACATTGGACATCTTTTGCCTAAG ACACAAGAGATGGAGACTTTGATGTCTGAACTAGCAAGAGTAAGCAGCATCGAGAAGGCATCAGTACAAGATTGTGGAGTTACACTACTGAAGACGCATTCAGCTCAT ATTGAAGAATGTTATCTTAGGAGTCAGCTtattcaacaacaacaacagcacaAGAAGTGTGAACttcaaaaatag
- the LOC106396690 gene encoding cysteine protease ATG4a isoform X2, translated as MASGAIKRFQDRVLGPNRTGLPSTTSDFWLLGVCYKLSEDEETDDGSVVAALKQDFSSRILMTYRKGFEPIKDTSYSSDVNWGCMIRSSQMLFAQALLFHRLGRSWRNKNSEVSSVQPEQEYLETLEPFGDSEASAFSIHNLILVGETYGLAAGSWVGPYAICRSWESLACKKRKQSDSLPMAIHIVSGSEDGERGGAPVLCIEDVIKSCVEFSRGEDEWAPLLLLVPLVLGLDRVNPRYIPSLKATFTFPQSLGVLGGKPGASTYIVGVQEDNGFYLDPHDVQQVVTVNKETLDVVDTSSYHCNVLRYVPLESLDPSLALGFYCRDKADFDDLCHRASTLAEESKGAPLFTVTQTHSLVNHHSSCEFVEDREEEHGEEDDWQLL; from the exons ATGGCGAGCGGTGCGATCAAGAGGTTCCAGGACCGTGTTTTAGGACCAAACAGGACTGGTCTTCCCAGCACAACAAGCGACTTTTGGCTACTAGGCGTCTGTTATAAATTATCCGAGGATGAAGAAACAGATGATGGCAGCGTAGTGGCTGCATTGAAACAAGACTTTTCCTCCAGAATACTGATGACATATCGTAAAG gtTTTGAACCTATTAAGGACACGAGTTACAGCAGCGATGTAAACTGGGGATGCATGATACGGAGCAGCCAGATGCTCTTTGCTCAGGCGTTGCTTTTCCATAGACTGGGAAGGTCTTGGAGGAACAAGAACTCCGAGGTTAGCTCAGTGCAGCCTGAGCAGGAGTACTTGGAGACGTTGGAACCTTTTGGTGATTCCGAGGCTTCAGCTTTCTCTATTCACAATCTTATACTAGTTGGAGAGACCTATGGTCTCGCTGCTGGGTCATGGGTGGGACCGTATGCTATTTGTAGGTCGTGGGAGTCGTTAGCGTGCAAGAAGAGGAAACAAAGTGATTCGCTTCCTATGGCTATTCATATAGTTTCTGGCAGCGAAGATGGGGAGAGAGGTGGAGCTCCAGTTCTATGTATAGAAGATGTGATCAAGTCTTGTGTGGAGTTCTCGAGAGGAGAGGATGAGTGGGCACCGCTTCTGCTCTTGGTCCCGTTGGTTCTCGGTCTTGACAGAGTGAATCCAAGGTACATTCCATCTCTCAAAGCCACGTTCACTTTCCCTCAAAGCCTTGGAGTTTTGGGTGGAAAGCCAGGTGCTTCGACTTACATAGTTGGCGTTCAAGAGGACAATGGTTTCTACCTTGATCCACATGATGTTCAGCAGGTGGTCACAGTGAACAAGGAAACTCTAGATGTTGTTGACACCTCCTCCTATCATTGCAA TGTGCTTCGTTACGTTCCATTGGAATCACTTGACCCATCACTAGCTCTCGGATTCTATTGCCGCGACAAAGCTGACTTCGATGACTTGTGTCACCGAGCATCGACACTAGCTGAGGAATCAAAAGGCGCTCCGTTGTTCACCGTCACTCAAACCCACAGCTTGGTTAACCACCACAGCAGCTGCGAGTTTGTGGAGGATAGAGAAGAAGAacatggagaagaagatgacTGGCAATTGTTATAA
- the LOC106396491 gene encoding methylenetetrahydrofolate reductase 2-like: MKVIDKIQSLADEGKTAFSFEFFPPKTEDGVDNLFERMDRMVAYGPTFCDITWGAGGSTADLTLDIASRMQNVVCVESMMHLTCTNMPVEKIDHALETIRANGIQNVLALRGDPPHGHDKFVKVEGGFGCALDLVNHVRGKYGDYFGITVAGYPEAHPDVIGENGLASDEAYQSDLEYLKRKVDAGADLIVTQLFYDTDVFLKFVNDCRQIGIKCPIVPGIMPINNYKGFLRMTGFCKTKIPAEVMAALEPIQDNEEAVKAYGIHLGTEMCRKILAHGTKSLHLYTLNMEKSALAILMNLGMIDESKISRSLPWRRPANVFRTKEDVRPIFWANRPKSYISRTKGWEDFPQGRWGDSRSASYGALTDHQFSRPRARDKKLQQEWVVPLKSVEDIQERFRELCLGNLKSSPWSELDGLQPETKIINEQLVKLNSKGCLTINSQPSVNAERSDSSTVGWGGPGGYVYQKAYLEFFCSKEKLDAIVEKCKALPSITYIAVNKGDNWVSNTAQSDVNAVTWGVFPAKEIIQPTIVDPASFKVWKDEAFETWSRSWANLYPEAADPSRNLLEEVKNSYYLVSLVENDYINGDIFSVFVDL; this comes from the exons ATGAAGGTGATAGACAAGATCCAGTCCCTAGCCGACGAAGGCAAAACAGCCTTCTCCTTCGAGTTCTTCCCTCCCAAAACCGAAGATGGAGTCGACAACCTCTTCGAGCGTATGGACCGTATGGTCGCCTACGGCCCCACTTTCTGCGACATCACTTGGGGAGCTGGCGGATCTACTGCTGATCTCACCCTCGACATAGCTTCCAGGATGCAGAACGTTGTCTGCGTGGAGAGCATGATGCATCTCACTTGTACTAACATGCCTGTGGAGAAGATTGACCACGCGCTTGAGACGATTAGAGCTAATGGGATTCAGAACGTGCTTGCGCTTAGAGGTGATCCTCCTCATGGTCATGATAAGTTTGTTAAGGTTGAAGGAGGGTTTGGTTGTGCGTTGGATCTTGTGAATCATGTTAGGGGGAAGTATGGTGATTACTTTGGGATCACTGTTGCTGGTTATCCTG AGGCTCATCCTGATGTTATTGGTGAGAATGGGCTTGCGTCTGATGAAGCTTACCAGAGTGATCTTGAGTACTTGAAGAGAAAG gtTGATGCTGGAGCTGATCTGATTGTTACTCAGCTCTTTTATGATACTGATGTTTTCCTCAAGTTTGTGAATGACTGTCGGCAAATTGGGATTAAGTGTCCCATTGTTCCTGGAATCATGCCTATTAATAACTACAAGGGGTTCTTGCGTATGACTGGTTTCTGTAAGACCAAG ATACCAGCTGAGGTTATGGCTGCCTTGGAGCCTATCCAGGATAATGAAGAAGCTGTGAAAGCCTATGGTATCCACCTTGGAACAGAGATGTGCAGAAAGATCTTGGCTCATGGAACCAAGTCTCTTCATCTCTACACATTGAACATGGAGAAATCAGCTCTTGCAATATTGATG AATCTTGGTATGATTGATGAGTCTAAAATCTCTCGTTCTTTACCATGGAGACGCCCAGCAAATGTTTTCCGTACTAAGGAAGATGTGCGCCCCATTTTCTG GGCAAACCGTCCGAAGAGCTACATTTCTAGAACCAAGGGCTGGGAAGACTTCCCACAAGGCAGGTGGGGTGATTCACGCAGTGCCTCATATGGTGCACTCACTGATCATCAG ttCTCGCGTCCACGAGCACGTGACAAGAAGCTTCAACAAGAATGGGTTGTCCCATTGAAAAGCGTTGAAGATATTCAGGAG AGATTCAGGGAGCTGTGCCTTGGAAACTTAAAAAGCAGTCCATGGTCTGAACTGGACGGACTCCAACCAGAGACAAAGATCATAAACGAGCAGCTGGTGAAACTCAACTCCAAAGGCTGCTTGACCATCAATAGCCAACCATCAGTCAACGCAGAGAGATCTGATTCCTCAACTGTTG GATGGGGAGGTCCTGGTGGGTATGTATACCAAAAGGCTTACCTAGAGTTCTTCTGCTCAAAGGAGAAGTTAGATGCAATCGTTGAGAAATGCAAAGCTTTGCCATCTATAACTTACATAGCCGTCAACAAAGGAGACAACTGGGTATCAAACACTGCACAATCCGATGTGAACGCTGTTACTTGGGGTGTTTTCCCGGCTAAGGAgatcattcaaccaaccattgTGGATCCGGCTAGCTTCAAAGTGTGGAAAGATGAAGCGTTTGAGACTTGGTCAAGAAGCTGGGCTAACTTGTACCCTGAAGCTGCTGACCCTTCAAGAAACTTGCTCGAGGAGGTCAAGAACAGCTACTATTTGGTGAGTTTGGTTGAGAATGACTACATCAACGGTGACATATTCAGTGTCTTTGTTGATCTTTGA
- the LOC106392493 gene encoding F-box/kelch-repeat protein At2g44130-like — protein MSKKRAGDVSKGIHKCHGLIPGLPSELAIECLVRVPYQFQSDMKSVSRSWRSLLSDSSFTKERQRCGKAELLLCLVQPLTPPNPASKAVGETLLGEKEVEDESPRVSGTPRFGLSVYNATMSTWNRVAFPGQQIPLFCECVAVQASGKILLIGGWDPETLQPVKDVYVLELAGEGSGRRWRKGASMNEARSFFACATVGSTKVYVAGGHDDQKNALRSAEVYDVEKDEWLMLPPMTEGRDECQGLAMGLQKAHLNFDKDGPLSAHLCDGYTVGKELRFCVLSGYGTESQGRFRSDGEVYDPVTNSWSRIENVWPFFDTSPRGRIIDGDIRGSSSKLWCFSDCKREWETEDESRKWRLDLESIELPVTGSSVYGGSLGGEAVVMSGGGSESGGRGTMMMRKTEEKWSRVHDHEIPFGFSSLPFSHASIYV, from the coding sequence ATGTCGAAAAAGAGAGCTGGTGACGTTTCAAAAGGTATTCACAAGTGTCACGGTTTGATTCCCGGTTTACCGTCCGAGTTAGCTATCGAGTGTCTGGTCAGAGTACCGTACCAGTTTCAGTCCGATATGAAGTCTGTTAGCCGTTCTTGGCGCAGCTTACTATCTGACTCTTCGTTTACCAAAGAACGGCAGAGATGCGGCAAAGCAGAGCTTCTCCTCTGTTTGGTTCAACCGCTTACGCCGCCAAATCCAGCGTCCAAAGCGGTTGGAGAGACATTACTGGGTGAGAAAGAAGTGGAGGATGAGTCCCCGCGCGTTTCGGGGACGCCGCGGTTTGGGTTGAGCGTTTACAACGCCACTATGTCCACGTGGAACCGCGTCGCGTTTCCAGGTCAGCAGATCCCGCTTTTCTGCGAGTGCGTCGCGGTTCAGGCCTCCGGGAAGATTCTCCTCATCGGCGGGTGGGATCCGGAGACGCTACAGCCGGTGAAAGACGTTTACGTCCTCGAGCTCGCCGGAGAAGGAAGCGGAAGGAGGTGGAGAAAAGGAGCGTCTATGAACGAAGCGCGCTCCTTCTTCGCCTGCGCTACCGTCGGTTCCACGAAAGTGTACGTCGCCGGAGGACACGACGATCAGAAGAACGCTTTGCGATCAGCGGAGGTGTACGACGTGGAGAAAGACGAGTGGTTGATGCTTCCTCCGATGACGGAAGGAAGAGACGAGTGTCAAGGACTCGCCATGGGCCTTCAAAAAGCCCATTTAAATTTTGACAAGGACGGCCCATTATCGGCCCACTTATGTGACGGTTATACCGTTGGGAAGGAGCTAAGATTCTGCGTCTTGAGCGGTTACGGAACAGAGTCTCAAGGGAGGTTCCGCTCCGACGGAGAAGTTTACGATCCTGTAACAAACTCCTGGTCGAGAATCGAGAACGTGTGGCCGTTCTTTGATACTAGCCCTAGAGGCCGCATCATCGACGGAGACATCAGAGGCTCCTCCTCTAAGTTATGGTGTTTCTCTGACTGTAAGAGAGAGTGGGAGACTGAAGACGAGTCAAGAAAATGGAGACTTGATCTTGAAAGTATAGAGCTTCCGGTCACCGGAAGCTCGGTTTACGGAGGAAGTTTAGGAGGTGAAGCGGTGGTGATGAGTGGCGGGGGGAGTGAGAGTGGAGGCAGAGGAacgatgatgatgaggaagacGGAGGAGAAATGGAGTCGTGTCCATGACCATGAGATTCCTTTTGGTTTCTCCTCTCTACCATTCTCACATGCTTCAATCTATGTCTGA